TGGGTGAAGGGCGGGAAGATGCCCGTCCCGGTCCGCCAGGCGCCATCCGGGACTTGGCTGGTCGACGAGCCTGCTGTCCAGCCGTCCGGACGCGTGGTGGCGTACTGCCGCGTATCGTCGGCCGACCAGAAAGCCGACCTGGACCGGCAGGTGGCTCGCGTCGTGGCTGGTGCGAACCGGCAGGGCCTGGCCGTCGCCGAGGTCGTAACCGAGGTCGGATCGGGGCTGAACGGGCGTCGCCGCAAGCTGCACCGGCTTCTCGCCGACCCGGCCACGGCCGTGATCGTCGTCGAGCACCGTGACCGCCTCGCCCGGTTCGGCGTCGAGTACCTGGACGCCGCACTGTCGGCGTCCGGCCGGCGCCTGGTCGTCCTCGATCCCGCCGAGACCGCCGATGACCTGGTGCGGGACATCACCGAAGTCCTGACCTCGATGTGCGCCCGCCTGTACGGACAGCGCGCGGCGAAGAACCGCGCCGCCCGCGCAATCGCCGCCGCGACCGGCGAGGCCGCCGAATGAAGAAGTTCCAGGCACAGCCCGGTTTCGTGGTGCAGGCCTACCGGTTCGCCCTGGACCCGAACACCGTCCAGGAAGCCGCGTTGCGCTCGCACTGCGGTGCGGCCAGGGCCGCATACAACTGGGCTGTGGGCTGGGTCGAGGCGTCGTGGTGGCAGCGCAAGGCCGAGGAGACGTACGGCATCCCCGAGGCGGAGCTCACCGACTGGCGGCCGTGGTCGCTCCCGTCGCTCCGCAAGCAGTTCAACGAGGCCAAGCACACCGATCCGCGGTTCTGCTCCTGGTGGGAGGAGAACTCCAAGGAGGCGTACTCCACCGGCCTGGCCAACGCCGCGGCGGCGTTCGACAACTACGCCAAGTCCAAGCAGGGCAAGCGCAAGGGCAAGGGCAAGCAGGTCGGGATGCCCCGCTTCAAGTCGAAGCGGAAGGCCCGCCTGTCCTGCCGGTTCACCACCGGCACGATCCGTATCGAGACCGGCGGCCGTCATGTGACACTGCCCCGCCTCGGCACGATCCGCGTCCACGAACCGACCGCGAAACTCCTCGGCCATGTGCAGACCGGGACGGCCCGCATCCTGTCCGTGACCGTCCGGCACGAACGCGGGCGCTGGTTCGTCTCGTTCCAGGTGGAGGTCAAGCGCGACCTGATCCGCGTCACCCGCCCCGGCGTCGCAGTCGGCATCGACCTCGGCATCAAGACCCTGGCCGTCATGGCCGACAGCACCGGGGAAATCCGCCAGGTGCCCAACCCCCGACACCTGAGCACCGCGCTCAAGCAGCTGCGCCGGACCTCTCGCGTCGTCTCCCGCCGCCGGGGCCCGGACCGCCGCACCGGACAAAAGCCGTCCCGCAGGTGGGAGAAGGCCAACACCGCCCGCAACCGCGTGCACCACCAGGTCGCGAACCTCCGCGAGGACGCCCTGCACAAGCTCACCACCACGGTCGCGGCCGAGTACGGCACGGTCGTGGTCGAAGACCTCAACGTGGCCGGCATGGTGAAGAACCGGCGCCTGGCCCGGCACATCGCCGACGCCGGGTTCGGTGAGATCCGCCGCCGGCTCGCCTGCAAGACCCGCCAGCGCCACGGCACCCGCATCATCGCGGCCGACCGCTGGTTCCCCTCCTCCAAGACCTGCTCCGGGTGCGGCACAGTGAAAGCCAAGCTGCCGCTGCACATCCGGACCTACGAATGCGACGCCTGCCACCTGGTCATCGACCGGGACGACAACGCCGCACTCAACCTCGCCGCACTCGCGGCGGCCTGTATGACTGGTACCGGAGTGGCCGGAGACCAGGACACCGCCAAGGTGTCGAAGCCCCGTGGAGCCGACCGCAAGACCCGCACCACCCGCCCCCGCCTCACGGTGGGGACGGAGCGGGCAGGTGGCGTAACCCTGCCGCACCAGCGACAGACAGAAACGGGAGACCGTCGTCAGGACACCGAAGCACTCACCCTTTGGTGACACCGTCACGGACCTTCCGGGCAGAAATGCCCGGAAGGCTGAGAGCTGATGAGGCTCAAAGCAACGGTGCCCTGGTACACCGGCTGGGGGCTGAACGACGTGATGCTGCTGGCCGGGGTGACCGAGGCGGACGAGGTGGTGTTCGCGTTCGCCGAGGCGCGTGAGCAGCCGGGCCTGCGGGCCTCGCCGCCGATGCGGCTCGCGGCGCTGTCCGCGGCCCGGACGGTGTCCCTGGAGCTGGACGGACTGCGGCTGCCCGAGGAGTCGGTGGTACTGCGCACGTCGCAGGAGAAGTTCGCGCTGGTTGACCGGCCCCGTGCCACCAACGCCTCCCCCGCCGTTTTCGGCGTGGCGTACGCGGCACTCAGGGTCGTCGAGGAGGCCGGGGAGTTGACGACTTCGGCGGCCCTGCGGTGGCGCCTCGACGAGGTGCGTCGCCAGGTGTACGACCTCGCCGAGCACCCTGTCCCGCATGAGCGCGTCGCCGAACGGCTGGCGCTCAAGAGCCGGTCGTACGACCTCATGCGCGCCGCCACGACCGCGGCTGTCGTGGCCGGCGGCGGCCGGGCCATGGGCCTCGACGGTACGGCCCAACGGCTGTTCCGCGAGGGGATGTTCCTCCTCGTGCAGGGGCAGACGACCGAGGTGCGGCGCGCGCATCTCGACTCGCTGTCGGAGAGCTAGTCGGAGAGGCGGATCGCCGCCCGTCGCCCACGGGATGTTCCTTTCGGCAGGGAGCCCGTGGGCGTACGCGGCTCTCCGCGCTAGCTCGCGAACGGCACCTGCGCCGAGGTCACTGCCTGCCGGCCGGCCGGGTGCTGCCACAGGCCCTGTGCGGCGAGGCGGGGTAGGACGCCCTCGCCGAACCAGTAGGCCTCCTCCAGGTGCGGGTAGCCCGAGAGCACGAACTCGTCGATGCCGAGGGCGTGGTACTCCTTGATCCGCTCGGCGACCTCGTCGTGGCTGCCGACCAGCGCAGTGCCCGCACCGCCGCGCACCAGGCCGATGCCGGCCCACAGGTTGGGGTGGATCTCCAGCCCGCCGCGGTCGCCGCCGCCGTGCAGGGCGAGCATCCGCTGCTGCCCCTCGGACTCACTGCGGGCGAGTCCGGCCTGCACCGACTTCACGGTCTCCGGGTCGAAGCCCTTGAGCAGCCGGTCCGCCTCCGCCCAGGCCTGCTCGGAGGTGTCGCGGGTGATGACGTGCAGTCGGATCCCGAAGCGCAGGGTGCGGCCCTCCTTCGCCGCGAGCTCCCGGATCCGGGCGATCTTCGCGGCGACCTGGGCGGGCGGTTCGCCCCAGGTGAGATACACGTCGACGTACTTGGCGGCGACCTCCCCGGCGATCGGCGACGACCCGCCGAAGTACACCTCGGGCACCGGGTCGGGCACCCGGGCGAGTTTCGCGTCCTCGACATGGAGGTGCTCACCGTGCAGATCGACGGTCTTGCCCGCCCACAACCCCCGTACGATCTCGAGGAATTCTCCGGTACGGCGGTAGCGGGCGTCCTTGTCGAGGAAATCCCCGTAGGCCCGCTGCTCGTGGCTCTCCCCGCCGGTGACCACGTTGAGCAGCAGTCGCCCTCCGGACTGGCGCTGGAAGGTGGACGCCATCTGCGCGGCGAGGGTCGGCGAGACGAAACCGGGCCGGAAGGCGACCAGGAACTTCAGGCGCTCGGTGTTCTGGCTGACCATCGCGGTGGTCAGCCACGCGTCCTCGCACCAGGCGCCGGTGGGAGTGAGCGCCCCGACGAAGCCCAGGTCCTCGGCCGCGCGGCCGATCTGGCTCAGGTAGGCGACCGTCGGTGGCCGGTCCCGTCCGGAGACGGTGGCGGGCGTGCCGTGGCCACCTCCGACGACGTGGCGGCTGTCGCCGTTGGTGGGCAGGAACCAGTGGAAGGTGAGGGACACGTGGGGTCTCCGATCAGAGCAGGCCGTGCCGGGGCGGCCGGGTGCCGTTGAGCACGTACCGCCCGATGTGCTGGATCTTCCAGCGGGTCGGATCGTGCAGGGTGTGGGTGCGGGCGTCACGCCAATGCCGGTGCAGGTTCAGGGAGTTGAGTGCCGATCGGGTGCCGGACACCTCGAAGAGCGCGCTCGCCACCTCCACCGCCGCCTGGGCCGCCTGCACCTTGGCGGCGGCCACGGCGATGGAGGCCTCGGCCGCGGAGTCGTCGGTGAGAGCGGCCTGCGCCGCGTCGACCGTGCGGGCGGCCTCGCGCAGCAACGCCTCGGACGCCCTGACCTGGAGGGCGAGTTCACCGAAGCGCTGGATCAGCAACGGGTCCTCGGCAGCCGTCCCGACACCGCTCTCGAACCACGGCCGGCTGTTCGTCCGGACGAACTCGACCGCCGCGGCGAGCGCTCCCCCGGCGATTCCGGCGTCGATGGCGGCGTGCAGCAACTGCGCTACCGCTCCGTGGAGTTGGGGGCCCTCGAAGGTGAGGTGGTGGGGCAGGACCCGGTCGGCCGGGACCTCGATGCCTTCGAGGCGGACGGTGCCACTGGCCGTGGTGCGCTGGCCGAGTCCGTCCCAGTCGTCGATCACCGTGAGGCCGGGGGCGTCGCTGGGCACGTAGGCGACGTGCAGTTTGTCGTCGTCGGTGCGGGCCAGCACCGGGATCCAGTGGGCGAACAGGGCGCCGGTGGAGTAGTGCTTGACGCCGTCCAGGCGGTACGAGCCGTCCGGCCGCGGGTGCAGGCGGGTGCGGATGTCCTGGACGTGCTTGGTGCCGGCCTCGGACTGCGCGTTGCCGAAGCGGCGGCCGGCGAGCAGCTCCGCGAAGAAGAACTTCCGCTGTTCGTCGGTGCCCTGACGGCGGATCACGTTCACGTAGGCGAAGTGGCTCTGCGGGATCTGGGAGAGGCTTCCGTCGGCGGAGGCGAGGAGTCGGAAGACCTCCGCGAGCGTCGAGGCGCTCACGTCCGCCCCGCCGTGCTCGGCGGGGACGGTGACGGCGAGCAGCCCGGAGGCCGAGAGGCGGTCCAACTCCCGGCGGGGCAGCCTGCGTTCGGCGTCCCGGACGGCGGCGCCCGCGCGGAACTCCGCGGCCAGGGACGCGGCGACCGCGAGCGCCTCCGCGTCGTCGGCGATCACATGGGTGGGCGCGTGGCCCGGCGTGGCCGCCGGGGCGGGTGTGGTCACCGCGCTCAGCCCGCCGCCGCCAGCAGCGGCCGCCGGCCCAGCGCGGTCGAGAACTGGTCCACCACCTGGGTGAGCGCTTCGGTCGCGGCAGGTGCGACGGTCAGCGAGCCGTCCTCCCGCACGGTGATGTCCTTGTCGAGGGTGAACCAGCCCTGCACGATGTGGGCCGCGCCCATGGAGCTGAGGACCGGGCGGAGCGCGTAGTCGATGGCCAGGACATGGGCGGTGGAGCCGCCGGTGGCCAGCGGCAGCACGGTCTTGCCGGTGAGGGCGTACTGCGGGAGCAGGTCCAGGAGGGCCTTGAGGACTCCGGAGTACGACGCCTTGTAGACGGGGGTGCCGACGACGACCCCGTCGGCGCGTGCGAACAGCTCGGTCGCCTCGATGATCGCCGGATGCCTGAAGTCCGCGCCGAGCAGTGCCTCGGCGGGGATGGTGCGGACGTCGAGCGGGATCACCTCGTGGCCCTGCGCGGTCAGGCGCCCGTCGAGGTGACGCAGCAGACGGTTGGTGCGGGAGGAGGCGGAGGGGCTGCCGGAGACGGACAGGACGGTGGCCATGCGGTCCTCTTTCGGGGAGGCGGGGTGCCCCCTTCGTGCGAAGGGGACACCCCTGGGGAAGCGGTCAGGAGTACCAGGTGGGTTCGGGCAGTTCGCCTTCGAGCACCCAGCGGCCGACCTCGCGCCGCTTGTAGGCGACGGGGTCGTGGAGGGTGTGGGTGCGGACGTTGCGCCAGAACCGGTCCAGGCCCTCGGAGGCTGCGGTGGACCGGGCGCCGGTGACCTCGAAGATCCGGT
This is a stretch of genomic DNA from Streptomyces sp. NBC_00285. It encodes these proteins:
- a CDS encoding IS607 family transposase, whose protein sequence is MKLSEWARQQGVSYQTAWRWVKGGKMPVPVRQAPSGTWLVDEPAVQPSGRVVAYCRVSSADQKADLDRQVARVVAGANRQGLAVAEVVTEVGSGLNGRRRKLHRLLADPATAVIVVEHRDRLARFGVEYLDAALSASGRRLVVLDPAETADDLVRDITEVLTSMCARLYGQRAAKNRAARAIAAATGEAAE
- the tnpB gene encoding IS607 family element RNA-guided endonuclease TnpB, yielding MKKFQAQPGFVVQAYRFALDPNTVQEAALRSHCGAARAAYNWAVGWVEASWWQRKAEETYGIPEAELTDWRPWSLPSLRKQFNEAKHTDPRFCSWWEENSKEAYSTGLANAAAAFDNYAKSKQGKRKGKGKQVGMPRFKSKRKARLSCRFTTGTIRIETGGRHVTLPRLGTIRVHEPTAKLLGHVQTGTARILSVTVRHERGRWFVSFQVEVKRDLIRVTRPGVAVGIDLGIKTLAVMADSTGEIRQVPNPRHLSTALKQLRRTSRVVSRRRGPDRRTGQKPSRRWEKANTARNRVHHQVANLREDALHKLTTTVAAEYGTVVVEDLNVAGMVKNRRLARHIADAGFGEIRRRLACKTRQRHGTRIIAADRWFPSSKTCSGCGTVKAKLPLHIRTYECDACHLVIDRDDNAALNLAALAAACMTGTGVAGDQDTAKVSKPRGADRKTRTTRPRLTVGTERAGGVTLPHQRQTETGDRRQDTEALTLW
- a CDS encoding LLM class flavin-dependent oxidoreductase, translated to MSLTFHWFLPTNGDSRHVVGGGHGTPATVSGRDRPPTVAYLSQIGRAAEDLGFVGALTPTGAWCEDAWLTTAMVSQNTERLKFLVAFRPGFVSPTLAAQMASTFQRQSGGRLLLNVVTGGESHEQRAYGDFLDKDARYRRTGEFLEIVRGLWAGKTVDLHGEHLHVEDAKLARVPDPVPEVYFGGSSPIAGEVAAKYVDVYLTWGEPPAQVAAKIARIRELAAKEGRTLRFGIRLHVITRDTSEQAWAEADRLLKGFDPETVKSVQAGLARSESEGQQRMLALHGGGDRGGLEIHPNLWAGIGLVRGGAGTALVGSHDEVAERIKEYHALGIDEFVLSGYPHLEEAYWFGEGVLPRLAAQGLWQHPAGRQAVTSAQVPFAS
- a CDS encoding SfnB family sulfur acquisition oxidoreductase; translation: MTTPAPAATPGHAPTHVIADDAEALAVAASLAAEFRAGAAVRDAERRLPRRELDRLSASGLLAVTVPAEHGGADVSASTLAEVFRLLASADGSLSQIPQSHFAYVNVIRRQGTDEQRKFFFAELLAGRRFGNAQSEAGTKHVQDIRTRLHPRPDGSYRLDGVKHYSTGALFAHWIPVLARTDDDKLHVAYVPSDAPGLTVIDDWDGLGQRTTASGTVRLEGIEVPADRVLPHHLTFEGPQLHGAVAQLLHAAIDAGIAGGALAAAVEFVRTNSRPWFESGVGTAAEDPLLIQRFGELALQVRASEALLREAARTVDAAQAALTDDSAAEASIAVAAAKVQAAQAAVEVASALFEVSGTRSALNSLNLHRHWRDARTHTLHDPTRWKIQHIGRYVLNGTRPPRHGLL
- the ssuE gene encoding NADPH-dependent FMN reductase, which encodes MATVLSVSGSPSASSRTNRLLRHLDGRLTAQGHEVIPLDVRTIPAEALLGADFRHPAIIEATELFARADGVVVGTPVYKASYSGVLKALLDLLPQYALTGKTVLPLATGGSTAHVLAIDYALRPVLSSMGAAHIVQGWFTLDKDITVREDGSLTVAPAATEALTQVVDQFSTALGRRPLLAAAG